One stretch of Burkholderia pyrrocinia DNA includes these proteins:
- a CDS encoding AzlC family ABC transporter permease has translation MSSSVSTSSGLRDKPAYVAEMGRGLRAALPVMLGFVPFALVLGAQAAQKGLSLFEVPMMTGLNFGGGSEFAAIHLWTSPPHIALIVAMSFLVNSRHILMGAAFEPYIRRLPRRRAFVALFFMCDESWAMSLADARSRSATHISVPYYAGICIGLYLTWISMTTLGAAVGPTIGNVEQYGFDMAFTAVFLVLLRGMWKGMRASRPWFVSLVVAAATHLAVPGAWYVAAGACAGLVAALLWEPRDA, from the coding sequence ATGAGCAGTAGCGTTTCAACGTCGTCCGGGCTTCGCGACAAGCCCGCCTATGTCGCCGAGATGGGCCGCGGTTTGCGCGCGGCGCTGCCCGTCATGCTGGGTTTCGTGCCGTTCGCGCTCGTGCTGGGCGCACAGGCCGCGCAGAAAGGGCTGAGCCTGTTCGAGGTGCCGATGATGACGGGCCTGAACTTCGGCGGCGGTTCCGAATTCGCGGCGATCCATCTGTGGACCTCGCCGCCGCACATCGCGCTGATCGTCGCGATGTCGTTTCTCGTGAATTCGCGCCACATCCTGATGGGCGCGGCGTTCGAGCCGTACATCCGGCGCCTGCCGCGCCGCCGCGCGTTCGTCGCGCTGTTCTTCATGTGCGACGAGAGCTGGGCGATGTCGCTCGCCGATGCGCGCTCGCGCTCGGCCACGCACATCAGCGTGCCCTATTACGCGGGCATCTGTATCGGGCTCTACCTGACGTGGATCTCGATGACCACGCTCGGCGCGGCGGTCGGCCCGACGATCGGCAACGTCGAGCAATACGGCTTCGACATGGCGTTCACGGCCGTATTCCTGGTGCTGCTGCGCGGGATGTGGAAGGGAATGCGCGCGAGCCGCCCGTGGTTCGTGAGCCTCGTCGTCGCGGCGGCCACGCACCTGGCCGTGCCCGGCGCATGGTACGTCGCGGCCGGCGCGTGCGCGGGGCTCGTCGCCGCGCTGCTGTGGGAGCCGCGCGATGCCTGA
- a CDS encoding Lrp/AsnC family transcriptional regulator, whose translation MKLDAIDRRILSALQRDGRMQNVELAHEVGLSPSPCLRRVRLLEEAGVIEKYVAVLNPAKVGKGLTIFTRVWLKGQDAESVNRFADAVQQMPEVVECHLMAGDCDFLLRVVAADIDDYRRFQMETLTRIPGVLSVKTDIPMQKVKLTSALPT comes from the coding sequence ATGAAACTGGATGCCATCGACCGGCGGATCCTGAGCGCGTTGCAGCGCGACGGCCGCATGCAGAACGTGGAGCTCGCGCACGAGGTCGGGCTGTCGCCGTCGCCGTGCCTGCGGCGTGTGCGGCTTCTCGAGGAAGCGGGCGTGATCGAGAAATACGTGGCCGTGCTGAATCCCGCGAAGGTCGGCAAGGGGCTGACGATCTTCACGCGCGTGTGGCTGAAGGGGCAGGACGCGGAATCCGTGAACCGTTTCGCCGATGCCGTCCAGCAGATGCCGGAAGTCGTCGAATGTCACCTGATGGCGGGCGACTGCGATTTCCTGCTGCGCGTCGTCGCGGCCGACATCGACGACTATCGGCGCTTCCAGATGGAAACACTCACGCGCATTCCCGGCGTGCTGAGCGTGAAGACCGACATTCCGATGCAGAAGGTCAAGCTGACGTCGGCGCTGCCGACCTAG
- a CDS encoding YebB family permuted papain-like enzyme, translated as MIVDTGCQPLMIRSPDAGRRRLFSTGSPEPHDMPLPVEPEIGDIVFIRVTVRPFLEVASATRSWTNHVGIVVGRRGGEPLVAESTFPLSRVTTMSRFLARSDRGACVIARLKQPLDAAQRRRLVDAAMRRVGVIYDTGFNLASRRQFCSRFVREVVRDATRITLGDVETFDTLLRRNPDHPLGFWKVWYFGRIPWQRRTVTPASLLGSRELRVVLDTRACADDACAGGD; from the coding sequence ATGATTGTCGACACCGGCTGCCAGCCGCTCATGATCCGCTCGCCCGACGCGGGCCGGCGGCGTCTTTTCTCCACCGGTTCTCCCGAACCTCATGACATGCCGTTGCCGGTCGAACCGGAGATCGGCGACATCGTGTTTATCCGCGTGACCGTGCGGCCGTTTCTCGAAGTGGCGAGCGCGACACGGTCGTGGACGAATCACGTCGGGATCGTCGTCGGCCGGCGCGGTGGCGAGCCGCTGGTCGCCGAGAGCACGTTTCCGCTGTCGCGCGTCACGACGATGTCGCGGTTTCTTGCGCGCTCCGATCGCGGCGCGTGCGTGATCGCGCGACTGAAGCAGCCGCTCGATGCCGCGCAGCGGCGCCGGCTCGTCGACGCGGCGATGCGCCGGGTCGGCGTGATCTACGACACGGGTTTCAATCTCGCGTCGCGCCGGCAGTTCTGTTCGCGTTTCGTTCGGGAAGTCGTGCGTGACGCGACGCGGATTACGCTCGGCGACGTTGAAACCTTCGATACGCTGCTGCGCAGGAACCCCGATCATCCGCTCGGTTTCTGGAAGGTCTGGTACTTCGGCCGGATTCCGTGGCAGCGCCGCACGGTGACGCCGGCGAGCTTGCTGGGCAGTCGTGAACTGCGCGTGGTGCTCGATACGCGCGCTTGCGCCGACGATGCGTGCGCGGGCGGGGATTAG
- a CDS encoding helix-turn-helix domain-containing protein — MATYKALRERALADPKVRAEYERLNREEFALLDAMLAARRAAGLSQADVAERMGTKAPAVTRLERALATGQHSPSIETLRKYAAACGKKLVISFA; from the coding sequence ATGGCAACCTATAAGGCACTGCGCGAGCGCGCGCTGGCCGATCCGAAGGTACGCGCCGAATACGAACGATTGAACCGCGAGGAGTTCGCGCTGCTCGACGCCATGCTGGCCGCCCGGCGAGCCGCCGGTCTTTCGCAAGCCGATGTGGCAGAGCGCATGGGCACGAAGGCGCCTGCCGTCACGCGGCTCGAACGCGCGCTCGCGACAGGCCAGCACTCTCCGTCGATTGAAACGCTGCGCAAGTATGCGGCCGCGTGCGGCAAGAAACTCGTGATCTCGTTCGCCTGA
- a CDS encoding type II toxin-antitoxin system RelE/ParE family toxin — translation MRTVADEIHFFSEQVEAGVFALPKTLTARFFALADRMEQYGPNPGEPHTRPMGDGLYEMRLKGLEGIARVFYCAVVNRRIVMLHCFVNKTQKTPQKELETARRRLKEIRYGNL, via the coding sequence ATGCGAACCGTCGCGGACGAAATCCATTTCTTCAGCGAGCAAGTCGAGGCTGGCGTATTTGCGTTGCCGAAAACGCTGACCGCCAGATTCTTCGCACTCGCTGACCGCATGGAGCAGTACGGCCCGAATCCGGGCGAACCTCACACCAGGCCGATGGGCGACGGGTTGTACGAAATGCGGTTGAAGGGCCTGGAAGGTATCGCACGTGTGTTTTACTGCGCGGTCGTCAACCGGCGGATCGTCATGCTTCACTGCTTCGTGAATAAGACGCAGAAAACGCCGCAGAAAGAGCTGGAAACCGCGCGCCGCCGATTGAAGGAGATTCGATATGGCAACCTATAA
- a CDS encoding LysE family translocator, which produces MIDLSTLVLFSGACLALTVTPGPDMLLIASRSVSQGRRAGFATLAGIQAGTYCHALAAALGLSQLFLAVPIAYDIVRFAGAAYLLYLAWKTFRSDATSLSPIASQRRHSTAAIFRQGLTTNLLNPKMALFVLALFPQFVRPEHGSIAVQILVLATVLNLIGLVVNGAVILSASRLSRRIGARRRPSKLPQYLLGSVFVGLAARLAVAGRN; this is translated from the coding sequence ATGATCGACCTCTCCACGCTCGTGCTGTTCTCGGGCGCGTGTCTCGCGCTGACCGTCACGCCGGGCCCCGACATGCTGCTGATCGCGTCCCGCAGCGTGAGCCAGGGCCGGCGCGCGGGCTTTGCGACGCTCGCCGGCATTCAGGCCGGCACTTACTGTCATGCGCTCGCCGCCGCGCTCGGGCTGTCGCAGCTCTTTCTCGCGGTGCCGATCGCGTACGACATCGTGCGTTTCGCCGGCGCCGCGTACCTGCTCTATCTCGCGTGGAAGACGTTCCGTTCCGACGCAACCTCGCTATCGCCCATCGCGTCGCAGCGCCGGCACTCGACCGCCGCGATCTTCCGTCAGGGCCTGACGACGAACCTGCTGAATCCGAAGATGGCGCTGTTCGTGCTCGCGCTGTTCCCGCAGTTCGTGCGGCCCGAGCATGGCTCGATCGCCGTGCAGATTCTCGTGCTCGCGACGGTGCTCAACCTGATCGGGCTCGTCGTGAACGGCGCGGTGATTCTCTCCGCGAGCCGGCTAAGCCGGCGGATCGGCGCGCGCCGCCGCCCGTCGAAACTGCCGCAATATCTGCTCGGTTCGGTGTTCGTCGGGCTTGCGGCGCGGCTCGCGGTGGCGGGGCGGAACTGA